One part of the Meleagris gallopavo isolate NT-WF06-2002-E0010 breed Aviagen turkey brand Nicholas breeding stock chromosome 20, Turkey_5.1, whole genome shotgun sequence genome encodes these proteins:
- the LOC104913767 gene encoding brain-specific angiogenesis inhibitor 1-associated protein 2-like yields the protein MEQFNPSLRNFISMGKTYEKALASMTYAAKGYFDALVKMGELASESQGSKELGDVLFQMAEVHRQIQNQLEEMLKSFHNELLTQLEQKVELDSRYLSAALKKYQTEQRNKGDSLDKCQAELKKLRKKSQGSKNPQKYSDKELQVGAGRGEGSTPVPITLPAVCWGCRSSQGGTGMTWGCGHAQAELVLVPCRRCAGD from the exons ATGGAGCAGTTCAACCCCAGCCTCAGGAACTTCATTTCTATGGGGAAGACCTATGAAAAAGCCTTAGCAA gTATGACATATGCAGCAAAAGGATACTTCGATGCTCTGGTGAAGATGGGGGAGTTGGCCAGTGAGAGCCaaggatccaaggagctgg gagacGTGCTCTTCCAGATGGCTGAAGTCCACAGGCAGATCCAGAACCAGTTGGAGGAAATG CTGAAGTCCTTCCACAACGAGCTGCTGACACAGCTGGAGCAGAAGGTGGAGCTGGACTCACGCTACCTGAGC GCTGCACTGAAGAAATACCAAACAGAGCAAAGGAACAAGGGCGACTCACTCGACAAGTGCCAGGCTGAGCTGAAGAAGCTGCGGAAGAAGAGCCAAGGAAGCAAAAACCCCCAGAAGTACTCAGACAAGGAGCTGCAGGTAGGAGCAGGGCGGGGGGAGGGCAGCACCCCTGTGCCCATCACCctcccagctgtgtgctggggctgtAGGAGCAGCcagggaggcactgggatgaCGTGGGGATGTGGCCATGCCCAAGCTGAGCTTGTGCTGGTGCCGTGCAGGAGGTGTGCTGGTGACTAA